The Yersinia intermedia genome window below encodes:
- the mukF gene encoding chromosome partition protein MukF has translation MSEFSQTVPELVAWARKNDFSITLPTDRLAFLLAIATLNGERLDGEMSEGELVDAFRHVCKGFEQTHETVAVRANNAINDMVRQRLLNRFTSEIADGNAIYRLTPLGIGITDYYIRQREFSTLRLSMQLSIVAQELQRAAEAAEEGGDEFHWHRNVFAPLKYSVAEIFDSIDMTQRLMDEQQHSVKEDIAALLNQDWRAAIASCEMLLSETSGTLRELQDTLEAAGDKLQANLLRIQEATIGNAGLDLVDKLVFDLQSKLDRIISWGQQAIDLWIGYDRHVHKFIRTAIDMDKNRVFAQRLRQSVQNYFASPWVLTYANADRLLDMRDEELALRSEEVTGELPPDLEFEEFNEIREQLAALIEQALLVYQQQKMPLNLGEVMRDYLAQYPRARHFDVARILVDQAVRLGVAEADFSGLPAEWLAINDYGAKVQAHVINKY, from the coding sequence ATGAGTGAATTTTCCCAGACAGTACCCGAACTGGTCGCCTGGGCGCGGAAAAATGACTTTTCAATTACTCTGCCAACGGATCGTCTGGCCTTTCTTTTAGCTATTGCCACGTTAAACGGCGAGCGGCTGGACGGCGAAATGAGTGAAGGGGAGCTAGTTGATGCATTTCGCCACGTCTGCAAAGGTTTTGAACAGACCCATGAAACCGTGGCTGTGCGCGCCAATAACGCTATCAATGACATGGTACGCCAGCGGTTACTGAACCGCTTTACCAGTGAAATAGCCGATGGTAATGCCATTTATCGGCTGACTCCATTAGGCATTGGTATCACTGATTATTATATCCGTCAGCGTGAATTCTCCACCCTGCGCCTGTCAATGCAGTTATCGATTGTCGCGCAAGAGCTACAACGGGCGGCAGAAGCGGCAGAAGAGGGGGGGGATGAGTTCCACTGGCACCGTAATGTTTTTGCTCCGCTAAAATATTCAGTTGCTGAAATTTTTGACAGCATCGATATGACGCAACGCCTGATGGACGAACAGCAACATAGTGTGAAGGAAGATATTGCCGCATTGCTAAATCAGGATTGGCGGGCGGCTATTGCCAGTTGTGAAATGCTGCTGTCAGAAACCTCCGGCACACTACGGGAATTACAAGATACGCTGGAAGCAGCAGGTGATAAGCTTCAGGCTAACCTGTTACGTATTCAAGAAGCCACTATCGGCAATGCAGGCCTGGATCTGGTGGATAAGTTGGTCTTTGATTTACAAAGTAAACTTGACCGCATTATCAGTTGGGGCCAGCAGGCGATTGACCTGTGGATCGGCTATGACCGGCATGTGCATAAGTTTATCCGTACTGCAATTGATATGGATAAAAACCGTGTCTTCGCCCAACGCTTGCGCCAGTCAGTGCAGAATTATTTTGCTAGCCCATGGGTGCTCACCTATGCCAACGCGGATCGCTTGCTGGATATGCGTGATGAAGAACTGGCGTTGCGCAGTGAAGAAGTTACCGGGGAGCTGCCACCGGATCTGGAATTTGAAGAATTTAATGAGATCCGTGAACAATTAGCCGCCCTGATTGAGCAAGCATTGCTGGTATACCAGCAGCAAAAAATGCCACTTAATCTGGGGGAAGTGATGCGCGACTACCTCGCGCAATATCCGCGTGCTCGTCATTTCGACGTGGCTCGTATCCTGGTCGACCAGGCAGTTCGCCTTGGTGTGGCCGAAGCCGATTTCTCAGGGTTACCAGCGGAATGGTTGGCAATCAATGATTACGGAGCCAAGGTGCAGGCACATGTCATCAACAAATATTGA
- the mukE gene encoding chromosome partition protein MukE, protein MSSTNIEVVMPVKLAQALVNSLFPALDSQLRAGRHIGIDELDNHAFLMDFQEQLEEFYTRYNVELIRAPEGFFYLRPRSTTLIPRSVLSELDMMVGKILCYLYLSPERLAHEGIFAQHELYEELLSLADESKLLKFVNQRSTGSDLDKQKLQEKVRTSLNRLRRLGMIYFMGNDSSKFRITEAVFRFGADVRSGDDPREAQLRMIRDGEAMAVENSLSLHDESDETDITMGNAADSAEDEQE, encoded by the coding sequence ATGTCATCAACAAATATTGAAGTAGTAATGCCCGTTAAACTGGCTCAGGCATTGGTCAATTCACTGTTTCCAGCGCTCGATAGCCAGTTACGTGCCGGTCGCCATATCGGGATTGATGAGCTGGATAACCATGCTTTCCTGATGGATTTTCAGGAACAACTGGAAGAGTTTTATACCCGCTATAACGTGGAATTAATCCGTGCACCGGAAGGTTTCTTCTATCTGCGCCCCCGTTCTACCACACTGATCCCACGCTCGGTGCTATCTGAGCTGGATATGATGGTTGGCAAGATCCTCTGTTATCTGTATCTCAGCCCGGAACGTTTGGCCCATGAAGGCATTTTCGCGCAGCACGAATTATACGAAGAGCTGCTAAGTCTGGCCGATGAGAGCAAATTGCTGAAGTTTGTTAACCAGCGCTCAACTGGGTCGGATTTGGATAAGCAGAAGTTGCAGGAAAAAGTACGAACGTCACTTAACCGGCTGCGTCGGTTGGGGATGATCTACTTTATGGGCAATGACAGCAGCAAGTTTCGTATCACTGAAGCGGTGTTCCGCTTTGGTGCTGATGTGCGTAGCGGAGATGACCCACGGGAAGCCCAGCTACGCATGATCCGTGATGGCGAAGCCATGGCGGTGGAAAACAGTCTGTCACTCCATGATGAAAGCGATGAAACTGATATCACCATGGGTAATGCAGCGGACAGTGCAGAGGATGAACAGGAATGA
- the mukB gene encoding chromosome partition protein MukB — MIERGKFRSLTLVNWNGFFARTFDLDELVTTLSGGNGAGKSTTMAAFVTALIPDLTLLHFRNTTEAGATSGSRDKGLHGKLRAGVCYSTLDVVNSRHQRVVVGVRLQQVAGRDRKVDIKPFTIQGLPTAIQPTQILTEVVGERQARVLSLQELKERVEAMEGVQFKQFNSITDYHSLMFDLGVIPKRLRSSADRSKFYRLIEASLYGGISSAITRSLRDYLLPENSGVRKAFQDMEAALRENRMTLEAIRVTQSDRDLFKHLISEATSYVAADYMRHANERRIHLDGALVLRRDLLTSRKQLVTEQYRHVEMSRELAEQSGAESDLETDYQAASDHLSLVQTAMRQQEKIERYQSDLEELTYRLEEQNEVVAEASEQQADNEARAEAAELEVDELKSQLADYQQALDVQQTRAIQYQQALQALERARALCQLPELTADNAEEWLETFHAKEQEATESLLQLEQKLSVADAAHSQFEQAYQLVVAIAGQVSRSEAWQAARELLRDWPSQQHLAERVQPLRMRLSELEQRLRAQQDAERLLHEFCKRQGQVYQPEELEELQRELESQVEELSLNVSDAGERRMEMRQELEQIKLKIQQLTARAPVWLAAQDALSQLSEQSGEALEDSRQVTEHMQQLLERERETTVERDEVAATKRAVDAQIERLSQPSGAEDARMIALAERFGGVLLSEIYDDVTLDDAPYFSALYGPSRHGIVVPDLSLVRDQLAGLEDCPEDLYLIEGDPQSFDDSVFAVEELEKAVVVKIADRQWRYSRYPELPLFGRAARENRLEALYQERDSLAERYATLSFDVQKTQRLHQAFSRFIGSHLAVAFDADPEAEIRLLNTRRGEIERALSAHEEQNQQQRQQFEQAKEGISALNRLIPLISLLLDDTLTDRVEEITEESAQAQEAARHIQKHGASLTKLEPLLAVLQSDPQQHEQLQENYVLAQNSQRQAKQQAFALTEVVQRRAHFSYTDSAGMLTENSDLNDKLRQRLEQAEAERTRAREQLRQYQAQFTQYNQVLASLKSSYDAKRDMLKELSQELVDIGVQADANAEARARTRRDELHAALSANRLRRNQLEKQLTFCEAEMDSLQKKLRKLERDYHQIREQVVNAKAGWCAVMRMVKDNGVERRLHRRELAYMDGDELRSMSDKALGALRLAVADNEHLRDVLRLSEDPKRPERKIQFYIAVYQHLRERIRQDIIRTDDPVEAIEQMEIELGRLTEELTAREQKLAISSKSVSNIIRKTIQREQNRIRMLNQGLQAVSFGQVKSVRLNVNVREAHATLLDVLSEQQEQHQDLFNSNRLTFSEALAKLYQRLNPQMDMGQRLPQTIGEELLDYRNYLELEVEVYRGSDGWLRAESGALSTGEAIGTGMSILVMVVQSWEEESRRLRGKDISPCRLLFLDEAARLDAKSIATLFELCERLEMQLIIAAPENISPEKGTTYKLVRKVFQNHEHVHVVGLRGFANEIPTLPPIPAEIQPGG; from the coding sequence ATGATTGAACGCGGTAAATTTCGCTCGCTGACCTTGGTTAACTGGAATGGTTTTTTTGCCCGAACATTCGATCTTGATGAGCTGGTAACCACCTTATCTGGCGGCAATGGTGCGGGTAAATCCACCACTATGGCCGCTTTCGTCACAGCACTGATTCCTGATCTGACACTGCTGCACTTTCGTAACACCACCGAAGCGGGTGCCACCAGCGGTTCCCGCGATAAAGGTTTGCACGGTAAATTGCGGGCTGGGGTCTGTTATTCAACACTGGATGTCGTCAACTCCCGCCACCAACGTGTGGTTGTCGGGGTGCGTTTGCAACAAGTGGCAGGGCGTGACCGCAAGGTTGATATTAAGCCGTTCACCATTCAAGGGCTGCCGACGGCTATCCAACCTACCCAGATCCTCACCGAGGTGGTGGGTGAGCGTCAGGCGCGCGTGCTGTCATTACAAGAGCTGAAAGAGCGCGTCGAAGCGATGGAAGGGGTGCAGTTCAAGCAATTTAACTCCATCACTGACTACCACTCTCTAATGTTTGATTTGGGTGTGATTCCAAAGCGTTTACGCTCTTCTGCCGATCGCAGCAAATTTTACCGTTTGATTGAAGCATCGTTGTACGGCGGTATCTCCAGCGCGATTACCCGCTCACTGCGTGATTACTTATTGCCAGAAAACAGCGGTGTGCGGAAAGCCTTCCAGGATATGGAGGCTGCGTTGCGTGAAAACCGCATGACCCTTGAGGCTATCCGTGTCACTCAATCTGATCGTGATCTGTTTAAGCATCTGATTTCAGAGGCAACGTCCTACGTTGCTGCTGACTATATGCGTCATGCCAATGAGCGGCGGATCCATCTTGATGGCGCGTTGGTATTGCGCCGTGACTTGCTGACCAGCCGCAAGCAATTGGTGACTGAACAGTATCGTCATGTGGAAATGTCACGTGAATTAGCCGAGCAAAGCGGTGCGGAATCGGACCTGGAAACCGATTATCAGGCGGCCAGTGACCACCTGAGTCTGGTGCAGACCGCCATGCGCCAGCAGGAAAAGATCGAGCGCTATCAGAGTGATCTGGAAGAGTTGACTTACCGGCTGGAAGAGCAAAATGAAGTTGTCGCCGAGGCCAGCGAACAGCAGGCCGATAACGAAGCCCGCGCTGAAGCTGCTGAGTTGGAGGTGGACGAACTGAAAAGTCAGTTGGCCGATTACCAGCAAGCGCTGGACGTTCAGCAAACCCGTGCTATCCAATATCAGCAAGCTTTACAGGCTTTAGAACGTGCGCGCGCATTGTGCCAATTGCCAGAATTAACCGCTGATAATGCCGAAGAGTGGCTAGAAACCTTCCATGCCAAAGAGCAGGAAGCGACCGAATCTTTATTACAACTCGAGCAGAAATTGAGCGTTGCGGATGCCGCGCACAGCCAATTTGAGCAGGCTTACCAGCTAGTGGTGGCTATCGCCGGTCAGGTCAGTCGCAGTGAAGCCTGGCAAGCAGCGCGTGAGTTGCTGCGTGACTGGCCGTCTCAGCAACATTTGGCTGAACGTGTGCAACCATTGCGGATGCGCTTGTCAGAGCTGGAACAGCGTTTACGCGCTCAGCAAGACGCAGAACGCTTGTTGCACGAGTTCTGCAAACGCCAGGGGCAAGTATACCAGCCGGAGGAGCTGGAAGAGTTGCAGCGTGAGCTAGAGTCACAGGTTGAAGAACTTTCTCTCAACGTCAGTGATGCGGGTGAACGGCGCATGGAAATGCGGCAGGAACTTGAGCAAATTAAGCTCAAAATTCAGCAACTGACGGCGCGTGCCCCCGTCTGGTTAGCAGCACAAGATGCCCTGAGCCAACTCAGCGAGCAGAGCGGTGAGGCGCTGGAAGATAGCCGTCAAGTGACCGAACACATGCAGCAACTGCTGGAGCGTGAGCGTGAGACCACGGTGGAGCGCGATGAAGTCGCCGCAACCAAACGTGCTGTTGATGCGCAGATTGAGCGGTTAAGTCAGCCAAGTGGTGCTGAAGATGCGCGGATGATCGCTCTGGCTGAGCGCTTCGGTGGTGTGCTGTTATCTGAGATTTATGACGATGTGACTCTTGATGATGCGCCATACTTCTCCGCGCTGTATGGCCCGTCTCGCCACGGTATTGTGGTGCCGGATTTGTCATTGGTACGCGACCAATTGGCAGGGCTGGAAGATTGCCCGGAAGATTTGTATCTCATCGAAGGGGATCCGCAGTCATTTGATGACAGTGTCTTTGCTGTCGAAGAACTTGAAAAAGCGGTGGTGGTGAAAATTGCCGATCGCCAGTGGCGTTACTCCCGTTATCCAGAACTGCCGCTGTTTGGCCGCGCTGCCCGTGAGAACCGGCTGGAAGCGCTGTATCAAGAACGTGATAGCCTGGCTGAGCGCTATGCTACGTTGTCATTTGACGTGCAAAAAACGCAACGCTTGCACCAGGCATTCAGCCGTTTTATCGGTTCTCATCTGGCCGTGGCATTTGATGCAGATCCTGAAGCTGAAATTCGTTTACTCAATACCCGTCGTGGTGAAATAGAGCGTGCGCTGAGTGCACACGAAGAGCAAAACCAGCAACAGCGCCAGCAATTTGAACAGGCGAAAGAGGGGATTTCTGCTCTTAACCGCTTGATCCCACTTATTTCATTGCTACTTGATGATACGCTGACTGACCGTGTCGAAGAGATAACTGAAGAATCGGCGCAAGCACAAGAGGCGGCTCGCCATATTCAGAAACATGGCGCTTCCCTGACTAAACTTGAACCGCTGTTAGCGGTACTACAAAGTGACCCGCAACAACACGAACAGTTGCAGGAAAACTATGTATTGGCGCAAAACAGCCAGCGTCAGGCTAAACAACAAGCTTTCGCACTGACTGAAGTTGTTCAACGTCGTGCGCACTTTAGCTATACCGATTCTGCGGGCATGTTGACGGAGAACTCTGATCTCAACGACAAACTGCGCCAGCGTTTGGAGCAAGCTGAAGCGGAACGCACGCGTGCTCGTGAGCAATTACGGCAGTATCAAGCGCAGTTTACCCAATACAATCAGGTGTTAGCGTCGTTAAAAAGTTCTTATGACGCCAAGCGCGACATGCTGAAAGAGTTAAGCCAGGAACTGGTGGATATCGGTGTTCAGGCTGATGCTAATGCAGAAGCCCGCGCGCGTACCCGCCGTGACGAATTGCATGCGGCATTGAGTGCTAACCGTTTACGCCGCAATCAGTTGGAAAAACAGCTAACTTTCTGTGAAGCTGAGATGGATAGCCTACAGAAGAAACTGCGCAAGCTGGAACGAGATTACCATCAGATCCGTGAACAAGTCGTCAATGCCAAAGCGGGTTGGTGTGCGGTAATGCGGATGGTGAAAGATAACGGCGTTGAGCGCCGTTTGCATCGCCGTGAACTGGCTTATATGGACGGTGACGAGCTGCGTTCAATGTCAGATAAAGCCTTGGGCGCATTGCGTCTGGCGGTGGCTGATAACGAACATCTGCGCGATGTGCTACGTTTATCTGAAGATCCGAAACGGCCTGAGCGTAAGATTCAGTTCTATATCGCGGTCTACCAGCATCTGCGTGAGCGTATTCGTCAGGATATTATTCGCACTGATGATCCGGTTGAAGCCATTGAACAGATGGAGATTGAACTGGGCCGTTTGACCGAAGAATTAACCGCTCGTGAACAGAAGCTGGCGATCAGTTCCAAAAGTGTATCGAATATTATCCGTAAAACTATTCAGCGCGAACAGAACCGCATCCGTATGCTGAATCAGGGCTTGCAAGCGGTGTCATTTGGTCAGGTCAAGAGCGTTCGACTGAATGTGAATGTGCGTGAAGCTCACGCGACCTTGCTCGATGTGCTATCCGAGCAGCAGGAACAGCATCAGGATCTGTTTAATAGCAATCGTCTGACCTTCTCTGAAGCATTGGCGAAACTCTACCAGCGGTTGAACCCACAAATGGATATGGGGCAGCGCCTGCCGCAGACTATCGGTGAAGAACTGCTTGATTACCGTAACTATCTGGAACTGGAAGTCGAAGTTTATCGCGGTTCAGATGGCTGGCTGCGGGCAGAAAGCGGCGCGTTGTCAACCGGTGAGGCTATCGGTACGGGTATGTCGATACTGGTCATGGTGGTACAGAGCTGGGAAGAAGAGTCGCGTCGTCTGCGCGGCAAAGATATTTCTCCTTGCCGTTTGCTGTTCCTTGATGAAGCGGCGCGTTTGGATGCTAAATCTATCGCGACATTATTTGAACTGTGCGAGCGGCTGGAAATGCAATTAATAATTGCAGCGCCAGAAAATATTAGTCCAGAAAAAGGGACTACGTATAAATTGGTACGAAAAGTCTTCCAAAATCATGAGCATGTACATGTGGTTGGCTTACGTGGCTTTGCCAATGAAATACCTACATTGCCACCGATACCTGCCGAGATACAACCCGGTGGCTAA
- the ldtD gene encoding L,D-transpeptidase: MSIGKRNPQRTLALYCALIYSLMPIFTASATAPVMPLDSSSALPANGATMSVAQSRSQLLSVLPKTVTPFYTSELALLYAANRMQPMWQDRAAVQHFQQQLAEVALSGIQPQFMQWVKWLSDPDITGQARDVVLSDAMLGYLHFISGVGANGSVWLYSNVPYKMAMPPATILNRWQQAVREGTTAPYLASLAPQHPQYDKMHQALKLMLADRQPWPQMSNGPSLRPGQLSDDIPALRKILDRTGMLHPVASQPAKAPEVIPVDNPSVAVVNDDLSVDEEKSRALAHSLVVSPSAAPVADASVAGATGDVAAPSSAPLTVTITDNIYTPELVEAVKRFQQWHGLSDDGVIGVRTREWLNVSPQTRATLLALNIQRLRILPGRVDNGIMVNIPNYSLNYYKNGAEVLSSRVIVGRPSRKTPLMSSALNNVVVNPPWNVPTSLVRQDIVPKARYDAGYFQRHGYTVLSGWSNEAEVVDPSMIDWSMISPNNFPYRLRQAPGASNSLGRFKFNMPSSDAIYLHDTPNHGLFQKDIRALSSGCVRVNKASDLANMLLQDAGWNDARVSSTLKQGDTTYVNIRQRVPVQLYYLTAWVADDGKPQFRTDIYNYDKTVRSGAQISPQAELLLQ; encoded by the coding sequence ATGTCGATAGGGAAACGAAATCCGCAACGCACATTAGCGTTATACTGCGCTTTAATTTATAGTCTGATGCCAATATTTACCGCATCAGCCACGGCACCTGTGATGCCGCTAGACTCCTCCTCAGCCCTGCCGGCAAATGGTGCGACCATGTCGGTTGCACAAAGCCGTTCGCAACTATTGTCAGTGCTACCTAAAACGGTGACACCTTTCTATACTTCTGAACTGGCGTTGCTTTATGCCGCTAACCGTATGCAGCCTATGTGGCAAGATAGGGCTGCGGTGCAGCATTTTCAGCAGCAATTAGCCGAAGTGGCACTCTCTGGTATCCAGCCGCAATTTATGCAGTGGGTAAAATGGCTCAGTGATCCTGACATTACCGGTCAAGCCCGTGATGTTGTTTTATCAGATGCCATGTTGGGATATTTGCACTTTATCTCAGGTGTTGGTGCGAACGGCAGTGTCTGGTTATACAGCAATGTGCCCTACAAGATGGCGATGCCACCGGCGACAATTTTAAATCGTTGGCAACAAGCGGTGCGTGAAGGCACCACCGCACCCTATCTGGCATCGCTGGCTCCTCAGCATCCTCAATACGACAAAATGCATCAGGCATTGAAACTGATGCTGGCAGACCGACAACCCTGGCCACAGATGTCCAATGGCCCCAGCCTGCGCCCAGGCCAGTTAAGTGATGATATTCCCGCTCTGCGGAAGATTCTCGACAGAACCGGCATGCTACATCCTGTCGCATCACAACCAGCAAAAGCGCCAGAAGTAATTCCGGTGGATAACCCCTCGGTGGCCGTGGTCAATGATGACCTCTCGGTCGATGAAGAGAAGAGCCGTGCCTTGGCTCACAGTCTGGTGGTTAGCCCTTCAGCAGCACCCGTGGCAGACGCCTCTGTTGCTGGTGCTACCGGCGATGTCGCTGCACCGTCATCAGCACCGCTTACCGTGACCATAACCGACAATATTTACACGCCGGAGCTGGTGGAAGCCGTTAAACGTTTTCAACAGTGGCATGGGCTAAGTGATGATGGCGTTATTGGTGTCCGAACGCGTGAATGGCTGAATGTCTCACCACAAACGCGGGCAACATTATTGGCATTGAATATTCAGCGTTTACGTATTTTGCCGGGGCGAGTTGATAACGGCATTATGGTTAACATCCCAAACTATTCGCTTAATTATTATAAGAATGGTGCTGAGGTTCTCTCATCCCGGGTGATTGTTGGCCGTCCAAGCCGCAAGACACCGCTGATGAGCAGTGCGTTAAATAATGTGGTTGTCAATCCACCGTGGAATGTACCAACGTCTTTGGTGCGCCAAGATATTGTGCCCAAAGCACGCTATGACGCCGGTTATTTCCAGCGCCATGGTTATACCGTACTGTCAGGCTGGAGTAATGAGGCTGAAGTCGTTGATCCATCAATGATCGATTGGAGCATGATTTCACCTAATAACTTCCCGTATCGCTTGCGTCAGGCACCAGGTGCCAGCAACTCATTAGGGCGCTTCAAATTCAATATGCCAAGCTCTGACGCTATCTATTTACATGACACGCCAAACCATGGCCTGTTCCAGAAAGATATCCGTGCACTTAGCTCCGGCTGTGTCCGCGTCAATAAAGCCTCGGATCTGGCAAATATGTTATTACAAGATGCAGGCTGGAATGATGCGCGGGTTTCCTCAACGTTAAAACAAGGCGATACCACGTACGTGAATATTCGCCAACGTGTCCCGGTGCAGTTGTATTACCTGACAGCATGGGTGGCGGATGACGGTAAGCCACAATTTAGAACAGATATTTACAATTATGATAAGACGGTGAGATCCGGTGCACAAATCTCACCTCAGGCTGAACTTTTACTGCAATAA
- a CDS encoding YcbK family protein → MDKIDNYRRKWLTLGGAALGISLLPGQAFATLSTPRPRILTLNNLNTGESIKAEFFDGRGYNKDELSRLNHLFRDYRANKVKSIDPRLFDQLYRLQVLLGTTKPVQLISGYRSLDTNNELRERSRGVAKHSFHTKGQAMDFHIEGIQLSNIRKAALKMRAGGVGYYPRSNFVHIDTGPTRNW, encoded by the coding sequence ATGGATAAAATTGATAATTATCGCCGTAAATGGCTAACGTTAGGCGGGGCAGCGTTGGGTATATCGCTGCTTCCAGGGCAGGCATTCGCCACCCTTTCGACTCCTCGCCCACGGATCTTGACCCTGAATAACCTCAATACAGGCGAGTCCATAAAAGCCGAATTTTTTGATGGTCGGGGCTATAACAAAGATGAACTTTCCCGCTTAAATCACCTCTTTCGCGATTACCGAGCCAATAAAGTAAAAAGTATTGATCCACGCCTGTTTGATCAGCTATACCGCCTGCAAGTGCTGCTTGGCACAACTAAACCGGTGCAGCTTATTTCCGGTTACCGCTCACTTGATACCAATAATGAACTGCGCGAACGCAGTCGCGGTGTGGCTAAGCACAGCTTCCATACGAAAGGGCAGGCAATGGATTTTCATATTGAAGGCATTCAATTGAGTAATATCCGCAAAGCAGCATTAAAAATGCGTGCGGGTGGTGTAGGATATTACCCTCGCAGTAACTTTGTGCATATTGATACCGGGCCGACAAGAAACTGGTAA
- a CDS encoding MBL fold metallo-hydrolase produces MKYQIIPVTAFSQNCTLIWCEATKQAALVDPGGDAAKIIAEVTRQGVTVSQILLTHGHLDHVGAATELAAHFDIPIYGPEKEDTFWLEGLPAQSRMFGLSECDAFTPTRWLEEGDKITVGEVELSVLHCPGHTPGHIVFIDQSGRLALVGDVIFNGGVGRSDFPRGDHQQLINSIRTKLLPLGDDITFIPGHGPMSTLGHERQTNPFIREEPAIW; encoded by the coding sequence ATGAAATATCAAATTATTCCGGTGACGGCCTTTAGCCAGAACTGCACGTTAATCTGGTGTGAAGCCACAAAGCAGGCCGCATTGGTGGATCCCGGTGGTGACGCAGCTAAGATCATTGCTGAAGTTACACGTCAGGGGGTAACGGTCAGCCAGATTTTATTGACTCACGGCCATCTGGATCATGTGGGTGCTGCCACTGAGTTAGCCGCTCATTTTGATATCCCGATTTATGGCCCTGAAAAAGAAGATACTTTTTGGTTAGAGGGGTTACCAGCACAAAGCCGAATGTTTGGTTTGAGTGAGTGTGACGCTTTTACCCCAACCCGTTGGTTGGAAGAGGGTGACAAAATTACCGTAGGGGAAGTGGAGTTATCAGTATTGCACTGCCCCGGTCACACGCCAGGCCATATTGTTTTCATTGACCAATCAGGGCGTTTGGCACTGGTCGGTGATGTTATCTTTAACGGCGGTGTTGGGCGTAGTGATTTCCCACGCGGTGATCACCAACAACTGATTAATTCCATTCGGACTAAATTATTGCCTTTGGGCGATGATATAACATTTATTCCCGGCCATGGCCCAATGTCTACGCTAGGCCACGAACGGCAGACTAATCCTTTTATACGTGAAGAACCTGCTATTTGGTGA